A genomic window from Balaenoptera acutorostrata chromosome 20, mBalAcu1.1, whole genome shotgun sequence includes:
- the LOC103003201 gene encoding LOW QUALITY PROTEIN: keratin, type I cytoskeletal 16 (The sequence of the model RefSeq protein was modified relative to this genomic sequence to represent the inferred CDS: inserted 4 bases in 2 codons; substituted 1 base at 1 genomic stop codon) — protein sequence MTTCRRQFTSSSSIKGSLXGIGGGSSHGSSVPAGGSCRAPSANEGLSVSSSRXSSGGVCGLGGGYGGSFSSSSSFGGALGRIFIGGYGGGLGVCLSGGDGGLLSGNEKVTMQNLNDRLASYLEKVRALEEANTELEVKIRDWYQNQRPRSARDHSPYFKTIEDLRNKIFEATIENTQPLLQIDNARLAADDFRPKYEHVLALRQGMEAHINGPRRVLDELTLVRTDLEMQIEGLKEELXLNKSHEEETLTLRSQTSGDVSVEVDAVPSVDLSHILNEMRDQYEQIADKNRRDAEAWFLSKTEELSKEVTSNSELMQNSRNELNELRRVPRSLEVKLQSQLCMKASLEKSLEETKNRYCLQLAQIQELICSVEEQLAQLRCKMVQQNHEYQILLDVKTQLEQEVTTYRRLLEGEDTHLSSQHPSGQNYVSCEGILTQDSQA from the exons ATGACCACCTGCAGGCGCCAGTTCACCTCCTCCAGCTCCATCAAGGGCTCCTT TGGCATCGGTGGTGGCTCTAGCCACGGGTCTTCCGTCCCGGCCGGAGGCTCCTGCCGGGCCCCCAGCGCCAACGAGGGCctgtctgtctcctcctcccGCTAGTCCTCCGGGGGTGTCTGCGGGCTTGGGGGCGGCTATGGTGGCAgcttcagcagcagcagcagctttgGTGGGGCCCTGGGTCGCATCTTCATTGGAGGATATGGTGGTGGCCTTGGAGTCTGCCTCAGTGGTGGCGATGGCGGCCTCCTCTCTGGCAATGAGAAGGTCACCATGCAGAACCTCAACGACCGCCTGGCCTCCTACCTGGAGAAGGTGCGCGCCCTGGAGGAGGCCAACACGGAGCTGGAGGTGAAGATCCGTGACTGGTACCAGAATCAGAGGCCCAGGTCTGCCCGTGACCACAGCCCCTACTTCAAGACCATCGAGGACCTGAGGAACAAG ATCTTCGAGGCCACAATAGAGAATACACAGCCCCTTCTGCAGATTGACAACGCCAGGCTGGCAGCCGATGACTTCAGGCCCAA GTATGAGCATGTGCTGGCCCTGCGCCAGGGCATGGAGGCTCACATCAATGGCCCGCGCAGGGTGCTGGACGAGCTGACCCTGGTAAGGACTGACCTGGAGATGCAGATCGAGGGCCTGAAGGAGGAGCT GCTGAATAAGAGCCACGAGGAG GAGACGCTTACCCTGCGGAGTCAGACCAGCGGGGACGTCAGCGTGGAGGTGGATGCTGTCCCCAGCGTGGACCTGAGCCACATCCTGAATGAGATGCGCGACCAGTACGAACAGATAGCAGACAAGAACCGCAGAGATGCCGAGGCCTGGTTCCTGAGCAAG ACAGAGGAGCTGAGCAAAGAAGTGACCTCTAACAGCGAGCTGATGCAGAACAGCCGCAATGAGTTGAATGAGCTCCGAAGGGTGCCCCGGAGCCTGGAGGTCAAATTGCAGTCCCAGCTCTGCATG AAAGCATCCCTGGAGAAGAGCCTGGAGGAGACCAAAAACCGCTACTGCCTGCAGCTGGCCCAGATCCAGGAGCTGATCTGCAGCGTGGAGGAGCAGTTGGCCCAGCTGCGCTGCAAGATGGTGCAGCAGAACCACGAGTACCAGATCCTGCTGGACGTGAAGACTCAGCTGGAGCAGGAGGTCACCACCTACCGCCGCCTGCTGGAGGGCGAGGACACCCA CCTCTCCTCCCAGCACCCATCCGGCCAGAACTATGTTTCCTGCGAAG GTATTTTAACCCAAGACTCCCAAGCTTGA